The Mya arenaria isolate MELC-2E11 chromosome 16, ASM2691426v1 genome includes a window with the following:
- the LOC128222300 gene encoding galactose-binding lectin-like yields the protein MSETFLIKHRSNGKFFHPKGGESNPGNGTSVVLHSDIHANMHWRFRKETDYWGYIEHVASGKCIHPKDGSLTPGNGTRLVVHSDRHYGALFALDGKNDHVIHKGGRYAHPDGGRPDPGNGTTVVLHSDIHDAMRFQFVSPQDPSKEILVYGSPNVIGKWEIINAVINPKAEHKSTISVKIGKSKTESTTSTFEYKWESSFGVEIKAITASVSQSVRFMIEKTSSETWTEEKTRTKEITVSPGNTVVTWQYKFAVEQNDSRALFQSNLLADTDSETTVPREFKYSV from the exons ATGTCTGAGACGTTCCTCATCAAACACCGGTCAAATGGGAAGTTTTTCCATCCAAAGGGTGGAGAGAGCAACCCTGGCAATGGCACAAGTGTCGTTCTCCACAGCGACATACACGCCAACATGCACTGGCGCTTTCGCAAAGAAACGGACTACTGGGGCTACATCGAACACGTCGCCAGTGGCAAGTGCATCCATCCGAAGGACGGCAGTCTGACTCCCGGGAACGGAACTAGACTGGTCGTCCACAGTGACCGCCACTATGGCGCACTTTTTGCTCTCGATGGCAAAAACGATCACGTTATTCACAAGGGCGGCAG ATATGCGCATCCAGATGGTGGACGTCCTGACCCCGGTAATGGAACTACTGTCGTCCTCCATTCTGACATACACGATGCCATGCGCTTCCAGTTTGTGTCACCACAAGACCCTAGTAAAGAGATCCTTGTGTACGGCAGCCCAAACGTCATCGGGAAGTGGGAGATAATCAATGCCGTTATCAACCCGAAGGCCGAGCATAAGAGTACAATATCTGTCAAGATTGGCAAGTCCAAGACGGAAAGCACGACTTCTACGTTTGAATACAAATGGGAGTCTTCATTCGGCGTGGAGATTAAGGCAATCACAGCCTCCGTGAGTCAATCGGTGAGGTTTATGATTGAGAAAACTTCGTCTGAAACATGGACAGAggaaaaaacaagaacaaaggAGATTACCG TGTCACCTGGAAACACCGTCGTAACCTGGCAGTACAAGTTCGCCGTGGAGCAGAATGATTCACGTGCCCTGTTCCAGAGTAATCTATTGGCTGACACCGACAGCGAGACCACTGTTCCACGTGAATTCAAATACAGCGTCTAA